Sequence from the Nocardioides exalbidus genome:
CCCGCCGACCCGCGCCTCGGTACGCCGATCCGCAGCACGCCCGACTACCCCGAGGTCGGCGGCCCGTGGGTCGTCCAGCCGCTCGTCGAGTCGATCCGCACGGTCGGCGAGGTGTCGGTCTACGTCCTCGGCGGCGAGGTCACCGCGCGCTTCGACAAGCTGCCGGGTGCGGGCGACGTGCGCGTGCACGAGGAGTTCGGCGGCCAGGTGCGCGAGGTGGCACCCGGCGAGCTGGCCGACCTCGCGCTGCGGGCCGCCGACGCCATGGCCGATCGCTTCGGGCGCCCCCTCGACTACCTGCGCGTCGACCTGCTGCAGTGGGACGGCGCCTGGGTGGTGAGCGAGCTCGAGCTCATCGAGCCCGGCCTCTACCTCGAGGTCTCGGCGATCAATGCGGCGCCGTTCGCCGATCTCGTGGCGAGGCGCTTGCCCGCGTAGTCATTTCGGACTACGTGTCTAGTGCGTCGTGATCATTTCCCGCGGCTGGACGGCAAAGTTACCCAGATCGGGAGAGGGCCAGTCTCGCCAGCCGATACTTTTGCGGCTGATCTGGCTGCACTGGGGGGTGCAGCAAGACGGGTCCTCGGCATGGGGTCGAGGGGTCCAGGAGGCAGCCGTATCGGGCGGCGCCACTGTTGGAGGGGGAATCCAGATGCTCACGTGGCGTCGTCGTCGTCGAGGCGAACGCGGTGCGGCAGCGGTGGAGTTCGCCCTCCTCGTCCCCGTCCTGCTGATCTTCATGCTCGGCATCGTCGAGCTCGGCCTGTTCATGAAGGACTACGTGTCCATGAGCAGCAGCGTGCGCGCCGGTGCACGCTCGGCCGCCGCCTCCGCGGACGCCGGTCCCGGCACCTGCGAGGCGAGCTCGAACCCGCCTCCGTGCACGCCGATCATCGCCCCGGCGCTCGCCCAGGCGGCCGCGGACACCATGCAGACCGCCGGCACGGCCATGAACGCCGAGGACATCCAGTGGGTGATGATCTACTCGGCCAACCAGGCGGGCTACCCCGGCACCCTCACGAGCATCCCGAACTCCTGCACCGACAAGTGCGTGATGTACGTCTGGGACGCCGGGCTCAAGAAGTTCCGCTACTCCAGCGGCTCGTGGACCTCGACCACGGTCAACGCCTGCCTCAACGACGACAACCGGGAGTCCGTCGGTGTGGCGCTGCGCGCCAACCACAAGTGGATGACCGGTCTCGTCGGCGGCCTCATGGGCGGCGACAAGGTCATGACCGAGCGCACCGTCTTCCAGTTCGAGCCGCTCGAGCAGGACCGCTGCAAGCCCGGCACCCCCAACGCCCACGGCTGATCGGACGACACGACGTGAAGCTCTTCCGCATCCCCAGCAAGCGCCGCCGCGACGAGGCCGGAGCTGTGGCGATCCTCATCGCGATGTTCTTCGCGTTCATCGCGCTCCCGGTCGGCGCGCTCGCGGTCGACATGTCCCGGATCTACGTCGAGCTGCAGCGTCTCCA
This genomic interval carries:
- a CDS encoding ATP-grasp domain-containing protein — encoded protein: MTVLLATSAGYPDGEPGAPLLDAALRDRGIDFAWVRWDDPSVDWDAADLVALRSPWDYFTRQEEFLAWTASLDQSRLLNGADVFAWNHDKRYLADLGDLPAVPTLLADDRAGLADAVRHFGQAVVKPRISAGGAGLLVVDDPADPRLGTPIRSTPDYPEVGGPWVVQPLVESIRTVGEVSVYVLGGEVTARFDKLPGAGDVRVHEEFGGQVREVAPGELADLALRAADAMADRFGRPLDYLRVDLLQWDGAWVVSELELIEPGLYLEVSAINAAPFADLVARRLPA
- a CDS encoding TadE family protein, which encodes MEFALLVPVLLIFMLGIVELGLFMKDYVSMSSSVRAGARSAAASADAGPGTCEASSNPPPCTPIIAPALAQAAADTMQTAGTAMNAEDIQWVMIYSANQAGYPGTLTSIPNSCTDKCVMYVWDAGLKKFRYSSGSWTSTTVNACLNDDNRESVGVALRANHKWMTGLVGGLMGGDKVMTERTVFQFEPLEQDRCKPGTPNAHG